From the genome of Halobacteriovorax marinus SJ:
TTCTATTCCAAGAGTTTTAAAAAAGTCACGACCGATAATTTCATTTCTCTTTACGCCTGTAATATTTAGCCCGACAGGGTTTAGAAAATTAACTATTCCTTTAGGTGTTAGGCCACAAATAATATAGGGACTTCCGTTTATTAGACCATTGGAATAATCTCTTTCCTCAATAATATTCTTTTCACTTCGCTTCATTTTATCGACAGAGAGTTTTAGATGCACCCTCATCTGATTCATTGATTTTGCCAACTCATCAATCTCATCCAATTTATTACTTTCTCTATCTATACTGATTGGCGCATCAAGGTTTTTAATTCTTAACTGCTTAGCGAAGGAGACCAGAGTCATAATTTTCTTGGAAACAAGAACATGAATGATATAGAGAATACAAAATGAAACGATAAATGTTTTAACTGTTTGAGTAATGAGAATCACTAAGATCTTATCAAAGAGTCTAGAAAAAAGACCATCTAATGTCGCTTGTACTTGTAGCTTACCAATTTTATTTACGTTATCACCATTTCGGTACTCGAGAGTATACTCCTGTTCAATTACATTCTTATCTTTATACTCACCGACTTCAGAGTAAACTTTGAAAGTATTATTTCTTCTCTCTGAAACCTTAATGTATTGAATATCTTTAAGCTTCTTTATCCCTTTAATTTGAATCGATATTTGCTCATCATCCAAGTTCCACAAACTATTAGACATAGATTGCACATAACTATCCTTAATTTGAGAGAGAGTAGAATTGATAACTCTTAGACCTGACTTATAGTCCGTATAGAGCTGTACACCGGCCCCAAGGAAGGTGAAGAAAGTTGAGCATATTAAAATCCACTTCAATAGCTCGAAGGATAAATGAGATCTAGGTTTTTCATTCATTGAATAACTATTCGGATTCTTTAAGAAAGATTGAAGAAATAAATGATATTTTTTGGTTCTTTAGATAAAATTAATGTAATCAAAACAGAGCTTTTTTATCTACTTCTTTAAAAGAATCCAAGCTCCCATTAAAATAAAAGCTGAACCTGAAGCATACTTCATCTTATTAGGATCTATATACTTACCAAGTACCGAACCAAATGCAACACCCATTGTCCCAGCAAGAGCTAAGGCGAGAATAGTTGCAAGTAAAACTGAGTAGGTCGATTTAGTTTGAGAGGCTGCTGCGAGGGCAGCAAATTGCGTCTTGTCTCCAATTTCTGCAATAAAAATTGTCATAAATGTTGCTGTAAAAACTGACCAATCCATTCTCTTACCTTTTTAGAAGTTTTCTGTGGAGAGCTCTTAAGATAAAGACAGTACAAACGCCAATAAATGAGCTCATTCCTAATAGTCCACCGACACCGCTAAAGTAGCGCTCCATCACTGAAAAAGCAAATAGATATATTATTGTAGCAATGACAAGCTCTATTCTATTAACTTTATTTGAACTACACATCCCAACAAAGGTTGCCCCAAAGAGTATACTTGAGTTTAGAAAGTCTAAATAAAGAGATATCAAATAAATAAGAATTCCAACAAGGGAGGAACTTCTTATAGGCCCAATAAAACTCACCTTAGATAATTCATATGTTAAGAGTGAAGCAAATAGAGAGTAAACCATTAGAAGATCTCCCTCAATAAAAGAACGGATAATAGACTTGTAAAGGCAACAGCTCCTAACTTACCGCCCATACCAATTAACCTCTTTCTAAAAATAAAGAGAATGACTCCTCCCAAAATACTTACGAGGATCATTTCTCCCCAATGTCCAAAGAACATCGGATCACTCATACCTGCAAATGAGCCACAATAAACAGATGCCTGAGCCTCTTTATTCTTATAGAAAATAAGTGATCCTAGTAATCCGACCAATGAAGAAGAGAGAACCATAGGAAGATCAAAACTTATATAGAGATAATTGCAAAGTAAGCACCCAACTAAGAAGGAGAGCGAGTAGCCGATAATATAATGTAGTAGTGTAGATTTAAACATATGAGGCTAGTCCTCTAGAAAATGAAGTCTTTAAAGTGGCGGGGCGTGAGGGATTCGAACCCCCGACCAAGAGGTTCGAAGCCTCCTACTCTATCCAGCTGAGCTAACACCCCGGTGATTAAATCACTTCATTTTTCTTAGAGCTATATCTCTCCATAATCAAGATTACAGTAAAGCAGATTATAATTAAAGCAAACGCTAAGAAAGTTTGAGAATCAAAATCACTTGGAAAAATATTGGCCTCTCTAAGGACTCTTACCTTTCCTCTAATAACTTTAGTTTCTAGAACTTCTTTCCACGGCCACACTTTCTTCATTGAACCAATAAGAATCCCTGTCAACAAGGCCATAGTCTGAGTTCTAAAGTGTTTCATGAAGTAATTTAAAATCTTTGAAAATCCTAAAAGTCCAGTTGCTGTCCCACATAGAAAAATTCCTATTGTAACCATGTTCTCAGGTAAGAAAGGATTCTTAATGGCCCCTGTGATAAATTCATACTTCCCTAAAATTAGGAGAAGAAATGAACCACTTAAACCAGGGAGAATCATTGCAGTGATGCCGATAATTCCACATAGATAGATAAACCACCAATCAAATGGCGTCGTCACGGGAATCAAACTAACTAAGACCCATGCTATGGCCGCACCAATGGCAATGAACATGAGATTCATCGGCTTTGTCGGCTTATCAATATCTTTCCAGATTACAATTATAGATGCAGCGATGAGACCAAAGAACGCAGACCAAGTTGGAATCGGTTGCTCTTTAATAAGATAGTGCATAACTCTTGCTAGAGAGAGGATCGCAAAAATCATCCCAAATGCCAGAGGAATTATAAATCTTAAGTGAACTGAGCTTAAGGCCTCTTTCCATCTTAAAGTCACGAGATCTACAAAGAAGTTTTTCTTTATAGAGGCTACAGCTTCTAATAGAGGTTCATATATACCAGTAATAAAAGCAACAGTTCCACCAGAAACCCCTGGAATCAGATCTGCTGTTCCCATACAGAAACCTTTTAGAGAGAGCATCAGGTATTCTTTCTTAGTCCTTGGACCGGGAGTTGCCTCCCACGATTCTTTCCAAGTTTTCATTAATGGCTACCCTTTAGAGCTTCCTCTTCTTGTCTCTGCTTCTCTAACTCTTCTTTGCCGTACTTAGTTTGTTCCCACTCTAATTTGAATTTACACTTGGCACATTCTAAATGCTTTCCGTCTCTCTTAGTTTCTTTGAATCCCATAATTCCGTAACCACAAGAAGGACAGTCTTGAACATATGGTTTAGTCCAAGAAGCATTTTCACAATTTGGATAATTAGAGCAACCATAGAAAATTTTCCCGTAGCGACTCTTCTTCTCAGCAAACTTTCCAACATTACATTCAGGACAAGTAATATCTAATGTATAAGGTAATGTTGTGTCACATTGAGGGTAATCTTCACAACGTACGAACCTACCATACTTACCTTTTTTAACTTCTAATCTCTTTTGGCAATTTGGACAATTATCATGGAACCAATTCTTAGGTAATATTTCATAGCTTCCATCTAAGTGCTTTTTGAAGTCCTGTGTCGAGTTACAGTCTGGATAATTTGAACAAGCAAAGAACTGTCCATTTCTCCCCCATTTAATATGGTACTCTCCGTCCTCACACTTCAAACAATTTATACCTGTTGGGATCAATTGCTTCTTAAGGTTCTTCATTTCTTCTTTGGCTTTTTCAAGAGTTACTTCAAACTCTTTCCAAAACTCTTTTAAAACTTTCTTATACTTAATTGTCCCGTCTTCAATTTGATCCAGCAGCTCTTCAACACCTGCTGTAAACTTGATATCCATTACGTTTGGAAAACTCTCTACCAGCATTCTACAAACGACAATTCCTAACTCAGTTGGAAGGAAGCGGTTTTCAGTTTTTTCAACATATCCTCTATCTTGAATATTTGAAATAATCGCAGCGTATGTAGATGGTCTACCAATACCAAACTCCTCTAATGATTTAACAAGTGAAGCTTCATTAAATCTTGGAGGTGGTGACGTCCAATGCTCTTGCTCAGTTGGACCTTCGATTGGAGTAAAACTCTCTCCCGTATTTATAACAGGTAATAGTCCACTCTTTACTTCACCTGCATCGTTATCATCCTCATCATCTCCGCCTTTTCGAGATCTCTTCTCTGCTGCGGCTTCTAGGTATACAGTTCTAAAACCAGGGAATTTAATAATAGACCCATTGGCCTTAAAGAAATGCCCTTCTCGCTCCATCATAACTGTAGTCTGATCTATAATCGCTTGACTCATTTGAGATGAAATAAATTTATTCCAAATAAGTTCATAGAGCTTCTGCTGATCAGGCTCAAGATCTCCTCTAACGGAGTCAGGTGTAAAAGCTAAGTTAGTTGGACGGATGGCCTCGTGAGCATCCTGAACTTTAGAGCTTCCCTTTTTCTTATACTCGATAGGCTCAACCGATAAATAATCTTTTCCGTACTTATCAAGAATAAACTCTCTCAGTGCTCCCATTGCTTCTGGAGCAGTTCTAACAGAGTCAGTTCTCATATATGTAATAAGACCTTGCATACCATGCTCAGTAAGCTGGATACCTTCGTAGAGCTTTTGAGCTGTCATCATCGTTCTCTTAGCAGTAAAGCCTAACTTATTAGCGGCTTCCTGTTGAAGCTTTGATGTTGTAAATGGAGGAGTTGGGTTTTGTTTCCTCTCCTTCTTCTTTACATCAATAACATCGAGGCTCTTTCCTTTAACATCAGAAAGAATTTTATCTACAAGATCTTTTTCAGTTAAGTCAGTTTTCTTTGTCGCTGACTCTCCGTAATATTTAACTTCAAATTTCTGGGCGTCTTTTTCGCAGACACCATGAATAGAAAACCACTGCTCAGGTTCAAAGGCATTGATCTCATCTTCTCTTTCAACAATAATTCTAAGGGCAACAGATTGAACTCTACCCGCAGAAATCCCTCGCTGAACCTTATCCCAAAGTATTGGTGAAATTTTATATCCCACCAGACGGTCTAGAATTCTTCTCGTTTGTTGAGACTCATACATAGACTTATTTAATTCTGTTGGATTTTCTATTGCATTATTTACTGCAGACTTTGTTACCGCATTAAAAACAACACGATACATTTTCTTCTTCTTTCCAATTTCTTCAGCTAAATGGTGAGCGATCGCCTCCCCCTCGCGGTCCATATCGGGAGCAAGATAGATAGCAGTCGCATCCTTGGCCAACTCTTGAATTCTTTCAATTTTATCTTTCTTTCCTGTTATTGGAACAAGGTCAATTTGAAAGTTCTCTTTAATGTCGACACCAAGCTTAGATTTTGGAAGATCTTTAATATGACCATTAGAGGCCACAACTTGATAACCTTTCCCAAGGTATTTCTTAATTGTCTTCGCTTTGGATGGTGATTCCACAATAACAAGACTATAGTCCCCAAGATCTCTTTTCTTAGTAGTCTTCTTCTTAGTAGTCTTTGCTGTTTTCTTTTTTGCAGTTTTCTTCTTAGAAGTTGTCGTTTTCTTCTTTGTCGTCTTCTTTTTAGAAGAAGCCTTGGCGGTCTTTTTTGCTGTTTTCTTTGAAGACTTTGTTTCTTCAACAGCTTCTGAGCTGGCCATAATAACATCCTTATTTAAATGAAAGGGTGAAGCACGCTTCACCCTAACTAACTAATTGCACAATTTCTTATTTAAGAGACTTCTATAATGTGTCAGTATTTAACAACTCGTCAATCTCTTCTAGATCAAATTCCGTTAGACCGTATGGATTCTCTTTAGAATTAATGTCTTCATCCATATACTTGAGTCCAGCTTCATTTTCAATATCATTTAATGACTCGAATGCGTCAGGATCTTGTTTCGCCTGAGCACCTTCAATTGAATCTAGGTCTTGCTGCTCTAAGTACTTATCTTCATCAACTCTCGCTTCATTTAGCGCTGTTTCAGCTTCAACGATTTCAGATTCAAGTCTTTCAAGCTCTAAGAGATCTTTCTCATGATCTTTAATAATAGATTTTTCTCTCTCTTGTCTCTCCAGCTCTTCAAGCTCATCATCCGTAAGTTGGACGCGGTCTGCTGCTTTGAGTAAATCTTCTGAAATATCATCTAGGTTTAACTCAACATCTAGCTCATCTAACGCATTTTGTTCAGTAACACTTACCTCAGCAAGATCTACACCTTTTCTAAGCATTGACGCTCGCGCTGCCTGCTCCTCTGTCTTAGAAAGAGCAAGTGTGGCCACTGGAATATCGAGCTTACTATTTGTAATTAATATGGTTGAAAAGTTATCGGTTAAAGTTATGACAACAGCTTCACCAATTTTATACGTTGGGTCAGGTGTAATTTTTCTCTCTGTCCCATAGTCTTTAAACGAGAAGAGCTCAAAGATATTTCCTAACTCAACTCCATCAGCTCGTCCTCTATCTAAATAGACTACGTCTCCAAATGAAATTCCATTAATTGTATCTTTGAAAGTATCAACAATTGCACCTTCAATATTTCTCTTATTAAATGTTCTCGTGATTCTATTAATCTTCGGAGTATAAACAGTCAGTCTATCTTTTCTTGAAACAAGACCTGTTAATTCGAAAATCTCACACTCCCATAGGTGATTAATTTTTCTAACCGCCTTAACCTGACCTGAAATATAGTACTTATAACCAGAACGATCTGATATTGGATGTGAACTCTTTCCCGCAGCTGAGTAAATCGAAAACTTATCGCCTGGTTTTACTTTCACAGAGTTATCAAATTTCACATAAACTTTATCAAACTTCTGAATGAAGATAGATTCTTTTTGAGTCGCCTCAATCTCTCCTAGGTCTTGAACAACGTTAGTCGTTATAAAAGTATTTAGGTAGAAACCTTCCTTTATATCAAAAGTTATTCTCGAACTTCTATCAAACCCAGAGCTATCATACTCATCCCCTGGTTCTTGAATGACAATATCTGGAACCGGTGGATCGTATTTCTTATACTCATTTCTAAGCTGTAGGTTTCCAATTTCAAATAAGTCTTCATAAGTCTCAACAGAAGCGTATTGAAAATATGCACCTTCAGAGATTAATTTATTTCTCTCTTTAATCCATGCAGGCTCTACATCTTCTCCAAATGAAGTGAAGTCTAACTTCTTAGACTTTACTCCATCATTCCCACCCTTCTTTGAAGGATTGAGGGCTTCATCAAAAGAGCTCACTTCAATAGAAGGCATCTCATCAGAGCTTCCTGTATCAAAGGCCAAGACCATACCGGGCTCAATTTCGTGAGGGTTAGTGATATGTGGGTTTAGTGACCAGATTTTAGAATAGTAGAAACCAGATCCAAAAAGTTTTTGAGAAATCTTCCAAAGCCAGTCACCTTCTTGAACTACGTACTTATCAAGGTTAGACCCTGTTGAGATCTCTTGCCATTCCTTTGCAGGAATTTTTGTCTCAACATACTTTGAAAGCTCTAATAACTTACTCTCCTCAGATCCCACATCAAAGATTTCTGTTTCATTATTTCTAGATGATTCTCTTGTATCACCATTAGTGAGCTTAACATTTTCTTTAATCAATATATCTGGATCTTCGTCCATAAGAGGGATTTCTGTATTCTTC
Proteins encoded in this window:
- a CDS encoding DUF368 domain-containing protein, which translates into the protein MKTWKESWEATPGPRTKKEYLMLSLKGFCMGTADLIPGVSGGTVAFITGIYEPLLEAVASIKKNFFVDLVTLRWKEALSSVHLRFIIPLAFGMIFAILSLARVMHYLIKEQPIPTWSAFFGLIAASIIVIWKDIDKPTKPMNLMFIAIGAAIAWVLVSLIPVTTPFDWWFIYLCGIIGITAMILPGLSGSFLLLILGKYEFITGAIKNPFLPENMVTIGIFLCGTATGLLGFSKILNYFMKHFRTQTMALLTGILIGSMKKVWPWKEVLETKVIRGKVRVLREANIFPSDFDSQTFLAFALIIICFTVILIMERYSSKKNEVI
- the topA gene encoding type I DNA topoisomerase is translated as MASSEAVEETKSSKKTAKKTAKASSKKKTTKKKTTTSKKKTAKKKTAKTTKKKTTKKRDLGDYSLVIVESPSKAKTIKKYLGKGYQVVASNGHIKDLPKSKLGVDIKENFQIDLVPITGKKDKIERIQELAKDATAIYLAPDMDREGEAIAHHLAEEIGKKKKMYRVVFNAVTKSAVNNAIENPTELNKSMYESQQTRRILDRLVGYKISPILWDKVQRGISAGRVQSVALRIIVEREDEINAFEPEQWFSIHGVCEKDAQKFEVKYYGESATKKTDLTEKDLVDKILSDVKGKSLDVIDVKKKERKQNPTPPFTTSKLQQEAANKLGFTAKRTMMTAQKLYEGIQLTEHGMQGLITYMRTDSVRTAPEAMGALREFILDKYGKDYLSVEPIEYKKKGSSKVQDAHEAIRPTNLAFTPDSVRGDLEPDQQKLYELIWNKFISSQMSQAIIDQTTVMMEREGHFFKANGSIIKFPGFRTVYLEAAAEKRSRKGGDDEDDNDAGEVKSGLLPVINTGESFTPIEGPTEQEHWTSPPPRFNEASLVKSLEEFGIGRPSTYAAIISNIQDRGYVEKTENRFLPTELGIVVCRMLVESFPNVMDIKFTAGVEELLDQIEDGTIKYKKVLKEFWKEFEVTLEKAKEEMKNLKKQLIPTGINCLKCEDGEYHIKWGRNGQFFACSNYPDCNSTQDFKKHLDGSYEILPKNWFHDNCPNCQKRLEVKKGKYGRFVRCEDYPQCDTTLPYTLDITCPECNVGKFAEKKSRYGKIFYGCSNYPNCENASWTKPYVQDCPSCGYGIMGFKETKRDGKHLECAKCKFKLEWEQTKYGKEELEKQRQEEEALKGSH
- a CDS encoding TMEM165/GDT1 family protein codes for the protein MDWSVFTATFMTIFIAEIGDKTQFAALAAASQTKSTYSVLLATILALALAGTMGVAFGSVLGKYIDPNKMKYASGSAFILMGAWILLKK
- a CDS encoding LysM peptidoglycan-binding domain-containing protein codes for the protein MKKKKLLNLLILLVIGHSTMAQDLDGLELMDDSDISILKEDAAPASNSLDLSTLEEIDDLESLKEDVGEAVFSVGDKKKKNTEIPLMDEDPDILIKENVKLTNGDTRESSRNNETEIFDVGSEESKLLELSKYVETKIPAKEWQEISTGSNLDKYVVQEGDWLWKISQKLFGSGFYYSKIWSLNPHITNPHEIEPGMVLAFDTGSSDEMPSIEVSSFDEALNPSKKGGNDGVKSKKLDFTSFGEDVEPAWIKERNKLISEGAYFQYASVETYEDLFEIGNLQLRNEYKKYDPPVPDIVIQEPGDEYDSSGFDRSSRITFDIKEGFYLNTFITTNVVQDLGEIEATQKESIFIQKFDKVYVKFDNSVKVKPGDKFSIYSAAGKSSHPISDRSGYKYYISGQVKAVRKINHLWECEIFELTGLVSRKDRLTVYTPKINRITRTFNKRNIEGAIVDTFKDTINGISFGDVVYLDRGRADGVELGNIFELFSFKDYGTERKITPDPTYKIGEAVVITLTDNFSTILITNSKLDIPVATLALSKTEEQAARASMLRKGVDLAEVSVTEQNALDELDVELNLDDISEDLLKAADRVQLTDDELEELERQEREKSIIKDHEKDLLELERLESEIVEAETALNEARVDEDKYLEQQDLDSIEGAQAKQDPDAFESLNDIENEAGLKYMDEDINSKENPYGLTEFDLEEIDELLNTDTL